The Nitrospirota bacterium genome contains a region encoding:
- a CDS encoding methyltransferase domain-containing protein, producing MGQTTHKYLTKYLQNHSIHRGSVLVLGNNPKSLAFQLEQLGFDVQSMPLDHLRNMVRNPEIIMNNLTKTFDIVILDDLLQYLPNPNSVIKYLKKQMARGGILIVTSPNAVRGKIRLKILMGKNSYPLLYSGNGSDSIVFDYTNAFYRESTLEEIRTLLSKESFYVITAYFFNRNSDGNQDKHILRYFYRMLQKIIPSFRNDFFLMARGNFSTDLPTINKMDDFKLTSMHVFNSKWLYNYETPTLFNRFFTRRWDIEVFKQLPVNVSSLRILDVGCGWGRLLTAFADAGALHLAGMDIAPRMVDLVRQRLFERGVTAEVKVGDAEDAIPWEDESFDVITLTGSLHHFYRPFDALREMYRVLNKNGLLIITDPLFFPPIRQILNYLLTFKAAQGDYRFYTPHEVSEMLVSMGFTMNKKQQWINSFLVSALK from the coding sequence ATGGGACAAACCACACATAAATATCTCACAAAATATCTTCAGAATCACAGCATTCACCGAGGTTCTGTTTTGGTCCTTGGGAATAATCCAAAATCTTTAGCTTTCCAGTTGGAGCAACTTGGATTTGACGTGCAGAGCATGCCCCTTGACCATTTGAGAAATATGGTGCGAAATCCTGAAATAATTATGAATAATCTTACAAAAACTTTCGACATCGTTATATTAGATGATCTACTCCAATACCTGCCCAATCCTAACTCGGTCATTAAATACTTAAAGAAACAGATGGCAAGAGGTGGAATCCTTATTGTTACGAGTCCCAATGCCGTAAGGGGAAAAATCAGGCTAAAAATATTGATGGGCAAGAATTCATATCCTCTTTTATATAGCGGAAATGGCAGTGACAGTATTGTATTTGATTATACCAATGCCTTTTATCGGGAAAGTACGTTGGAAGAAATAAGAACGCTATTGTCAAAGGAGTCATTCTATGTTATTACAGCTTACTTTTTTAATAGGAATAGTGATGGGAATCAAGACAAGCATATCTTAAGATATTTTTATCGAATGCTGCAAAAAATCATACCTTCATTCAGAAACGATTTTTTTCTGATGGCCAGGGGAAATTTTTCAACAGATTTACCTACTATTAATAAAATGGATGATTTCAAACTTACAAGTATGCATGTATTCAACTCCAAGTGGCTTTATAACTATGAAACTCCAACATTATTCAACCGTTTTTTTACCAGGCGATGGGATATAGAAGTTTTTAAACAACTACCTGTAAATGTCAGTTCTTTGCGGATTTTGGATGTTGGTTGCGGATGGGGACGTCTTTTAACTGCATTTGCTGATGCCGGAGCGCTACATTTGGCAGGTATGGATATAGCTCCCCGAATGGTTGACCTTGTACGGCAGCGCCTTTTTGAACGGGGTGTAACGGCAGAGGTGAAAGTAGGTGATGCTGAGGATGCTATTCCCTGGGAAGATGAATCCTTTGATGTGATAACCCTGACAGGATCTCTTCATCATTTTTATCGGCCTTTTGATGCTCTTAGGGAAATGTATAGAGTACTGAATAAGAACGGGCTTTTAATAATCACGGACCCGTTGTTCTTTCCCCCGATAAGGCAAATACTTAATTACCTCCTGACTTTTAAAGCTGCACAAGGTGACTATCGTTTCTATACTCCCCATGAAGTATCAGAAATGTTAGTTTCAATGGGTTTTACAATGAATAAAAAACAACAATGGATCAATTCGTTCCTTGTTAGTGCTTTGAAATAG
- a CDS encoding glycosyltransferase — protein MGLKIAITSTVSWPYVRRGSRITYELAVYLAKQGHEVHYISTKPGNVSRMKAQDGIDAEYYRLIEHPLLNVCRIQKFDTFSLSCLGALLKNDYDIVQTTFPMDAFAASIYRSIKGTPFVHYMFDRFYPRYYITPYGKLVFNRCIRTASRIGTISSFIRDDLKEKFGVEGVVIPGTVDTEQFTLCKDKDFSTPCILSTSSLQEPRKRVDLLVRAFERLLDHMPNAVLKLSGHTVPERTTTLLQSVSSRTRKSIEILGVGRREDLPSLYRNAAISVLPSVNEAFGLVILESLASGTPVVGTRSGGIPGILNDPKTGVLFEETDGPEELSKALIKGLELSRDPETRMRCRNHAEQYSWSRIGPLYEKLYSDVLNGRRPGKSGIVKKKMASKKIPASAESVGIHLNYRSNKKSLSCLFDDAIDELDIDYDNYYRIDLYKPYCTYVLGWLFDHGVRKGNVLVVGFFTRPLKALLEKCGFIVREAGIAQGDESLEDIPGTYDVITCDDIIQHCEHPGIILQVLRDKLNPGGKILLTTGNAANVSEVEKLITDAGFSISQSGYMMKEKAIAGSLFPPPVRLYFYKNLYYFAQRAFPRMRSHFFVAASRKSMSQV, from the coding sequence ATGGGACTGAAGATCGCTATTACATCAACAGTGAGCTGGCCTTATGTCCGGAGAGGGAGCCGCATTACATATGAACTTGCCGTCTATCTTGCTAAACAGGGACATGAGGTTCATTATATCAGCACAAAACCGGGGAATGTCAGCAGAATGAAGGCGCAGGATGGAATTGATGCGGAATATTACCGGCTCATTGAACACCCACTACTCAATGTATGCAGAATACAGAAATTCGATACCTTCTCTCTTTCATGTCTTGGTGCACTTCTTAAGAACGATTATGACATTGTGCAAACAACGTTTCCCATGGATGCCTTTGCTGCCAGTATTTACAGATCAATTAAAGGGACTCCTTTTGTGCATTATATGTTCGATAGATTTTATCCCAGATATTACATCACCCCATATGGGAAATTGGTATTTAACAGGTGTATAAGGACCGCCTCCCGAATAGGAACAATAAGCAGCTTTATCAGAGATGACCTAAAGGAGAAATTTGGTGTTGAAGGAGTTGTGATCCCCGGTACGGTAGATACCGAGCAATTTACACTTTGCAAAGACAAGGATTTCAGTACTCCCTGTATACTGTCAACTTCATCGCTCCAGGAGCCAAGAAAGCGGGTTGACCTCCTTGTCAGGGCCTTTGAGCGACTCCTTGATCACATGCCGAATGCAGTATTGAAACTCTCCGGCCATACTGTTCCGGAAAGAACGACAACACTCCTTCAGTCTGTCAGTTCACGAACGCGAAAGTCTATTGAGATACTGGGGGTAGGCAGACGTGAAGACTTGCCCTCGCTTTACCGGAATGCGGCTATTTCCGTTTTGCCTTCAGTAAATGAGGCTTTTGGATTAGTCATCCTTGAATCTCTCGCCTCCGGTACTCCCGTTGTAGGCACAAGAAGCGGCGGCATTCCTGGCATTCTCAATGATCCAAAAACAGGGGTTCTGTTTGAAGAAACAGACGGACCTGAAGAACTATCCAAAGCACTGATTAAGGGACTGGAGCTGAGCCGTGATCCAGAAACGAGAATGAGGTGCCGCAACCATGCTGAACAATATTCGTGGAGCAGGATAGGGCCGCTATATGAAAAACTCTATTCAGATGTCCTCAATGGCAGACGGCCGGGAAAATCCGGTATAGTGAAAAAAAAGATGGCGTCAAAGAAGATCCCGGCATCCGCTGAGAGTGTGGGAATACATTTAAATTACCGATCAAACAAGAAGTCATTAAGTTGTCTTTTTGATGATGCCATTGACGAGTTAGATATTGATTATGACAATTATTACAGGATCGATCTTTATAAACCATATTGCACATACGTTTTGGGGTGGTTGTTTGATCATGGGGTACGAAAAGGCAATGTTCTTGTTGTCGGCTTCTTCACGCGTCCTTTGAAGGCATTACTGGAGAAGTGTGGTTTTATTGTCAGGGAGGCCGGGATTGCACAAGGAGACGAATCATTGGAAGATATACCCGGGACCTATGATGTCATAACCTGCGACGACATCATTCAGCACTGTGAACATCCAGGAATAATACTTCAGGTGCTGAGAGACAAGCTGAATCCCGGCGGGAAGATCCTGCTTACAACGGGAAATGCCGCAAATGTGAGTGAAGTGGAGAAATTAATAACTGACGCAGGTTTTTCTATAAGCCAGAGCGGGTATATGATGAAAGAAAAAGCCATTGCAGGAAGTCTGTTTCCACCCCCTGTTCGTTTATACTTTTATAAAAATTTGTACTATTTTGCTCAAAGGGCATTTCCCCGTATGAGAAGTCATTTCTTTGTCGCAGCGAGTAGAAAATCAATGTCACAAGTATGA
- a CDS encoding GDP-mannose 4,6-dehydratase — protein MERPARGGSVVGQDNFWQNRSVFITGCTGLLGSWLTKTLLDRGANIVGLIRDNVPNSNLYRFRLEDKINSVRGALEDYSILERCLNEYEVDTVFHLGAQAIVGVANRNPLSTFETNIKGTWNILEACRRNSKVKRIVVASSDKAYGQHEQLPYKEDFPLHGMHPYDVSKSCTDLIAYTYYNTYKLPVCVTRCGNIYGGGDLNFNRIIPGTIQSVLSGKPPVIRSDGSFVRDYIYVQDIVYAYLVLAEKMDNLNIQGEAFNFSNEHPVSVTEIVQAILKVMKREDLAPVIMNEATNEIKYQYLTSEKARTILNWKPQYTLDQGLMDTLHWYEGYFRDVS, from the coding sequence ATGGAAAGACCGGCAAGAGGAGGATCAGTCGTGGGACAAGACAATTTCTGGCAAAATAGAAGCGTCTTTATAACGGGATGCACGGGTCTTCTCGGCTCATGGCTGACTAAGACCCTTTTGGACAGGGGCGCTAACATCGTTGGCCTGATCAGAGATAACGTTCCCAATTCGAATCTCTATCGCTTCAGATTGGAAGATAAGATAAATAGTGTCAGAGGTGCATTGGAGGATTATTCTATACTTGAACGATGCCTCAATGAATATGAAGTGGATACCGTATTCCATTTAGGGGCGCAGGCTATTGTAGGCGTGGCAAACAGAAATCCTCTCTCTACCTTTGAGACAAACATTAAAGGGACATGGAATATCCTTGAGGCCTGTCGCCGGAATTCCAAGGTAAAGCGCATTGTCGTGGCCTCCAGTGATAAGGCATACGGCCAGCATGAGCAGTTACCCTATAAAGAAGACTTTCCCCTTCATGGTATGCATCCCTATGATGTCTCAAAGAGTTGTACTGATCTGATTGCCTACACCTACTACAATACTTACAAGTTGCCTGTATGTGTCACTCGATGCGGAAATATTTATGGAGGGGGGGATCTGAATTTTAACCGGATTATTCCCGGCACCATTCAATCCGTCCTGAGTGGCAAACCACCTGTTATCAGAAGCGATGGGTCATTCGTACGCGACTACATCTACGTTCAGGATATTGTTTATGCCTATCTTGTCCTGGCGGAAAAGATGGATAACTTAAATATTCAGGGGGAGGCCTTTAATTTCAGTAATGAACACCCGGTCAGTGTTACGGAGATCGTCCAGGCAATACTTAAAGTGATGAAGCGGGAAGATCTTGCCCCAGTCATTATGAATGAGGCGACAAATGAGATCAAATACCAATATCTGACTTCAGAAAAGGCCCGGACTATATTAAATTGGAAGCCTCAGTATACGCTTGATCAGGGTTTGATGGATACCCTTCATTGGTATGAAGGGTATTTTAGGGATGTCTCTTAA
- a CDS encoding sulfotransferase, whose product MSLKPGVKTTFVIGLPRSGTTLLAYMLAGGGGVLSLSEPFLSLSARRHRLLNWLYFPEILKCRINPPMDCNEEDFLHYLKGFSNKLGLSSLVIKETYRLAPYLENRALMNYIATCGDPVAAIMRHPYDTASSTLLWARHQLRGVPGIVNRIVVPRFPEFSDDRQVVEWFARNWVSFADWCKRTQPFIIKYEDLVRNPGPALEMLCERCAIPFTPKMLDNNSPRFFSGMSGDPGGMNKHRKKLNVRPVGRSDDLKPEFLDIIKKTCGEAAEEMGYTL is encoded by the coding sequence ATGTCTCTTAAACCAGGTGTTAAAACTACGTTTGTAATTGGACTACCGAGGTCTGGCACAACTTTGCTGGCATACATGCTTGCCGGAGGGGGTGGTGTTTTGTCTTTAAGCGAACCATTCCTTTCACTATCCGCGCGTCGCCATAGATTGCTTAATTGGCTATACTTCCCTGAAATTCTAAAGTGCCGAATCAATCCACCCATGGATTGCAATGAGGAAGATTTCCTACATTATTTAAAGGGCTTCTCTAACAAACTCGGACTCTCGTCACTGGTCATCAAGGAGACATATCGCCTGGCCCCTTACCTGGAAAACAGGGCGTTGATGAACTATATAGCAACCTGTGGCGATCCGGTAGCAGCGATTATGCGACACCCCTACGACACAGCCAGTTCAACACTCCTGTGGGCCCGTCATCAATTACGGGGGGTACCTGGAATAGTAAATCGAATTGTCGTTCCCCGCTTTCCGGAATTTTCGGACGACCGTCAGGTCGTTGAGTGGTTTGCAAGAAACTGGGTAAGCTTTGCAGACTGGTGCAAACGTACGCAGCCTTTTATCATCAAATACGAAGATCTCGTGAGGAACCCAGGCCCTGCGTTGGAGATGCTTTGTGAACGATGTGCCATTCCTTTTACCCCCAAAATGCTTGATAATAACTCCCCCCGCTTCTTTTCCGGCATGAGTGGCGATCCCGGAGGGATGAATAAGCACAGAAAGAAGCTTAACGTGAGGCCGGTAGGCCGGAGCGACGATCTGAAGCCGGAATTTCTGGATATTATAAAGAAGACATGCGGCGAGGCTGCAGAGGAAATGGGGTACACACTATAA
- a CDS encoding glycosyltransferase family 4 protein encodes MKIAITSPFGWPYVRRGNRFAHDLAAYLAERGHQVHFITTKPGVTSRMKLRGKVLEEHRRLFCYPFLSLLNIEMWETFALGCFRSLMREKHDIVQTFWPPDAFAASLNRSLRGIPFVLLMVDSNHFYRPTAFGKPMLKRALKNVSCLEVPSTYVNEELKSQLNLEGTLIPMPVNMDEFTPRNDKGLNPPRILCTSSFLDARKRVYLLVQAFELLLKEIPNAILQLSGHGTIDQAAMGILNLVTPKTRRSIEILDVGKLEDMPKIYSQASLTVLPSLREAFGMVIIESLSSGTPVVGARSGAIPEVINDPEVGILFEETGGPKELCEALVRGLELARDPQTITRCRKYAERYSWHELGPRYEALYLGILNGHKQ; translated from the coding sequence ATGAAGATAGCAATTACTTCGCCTTTTGGCTGGCCGTATGTACGACGTGGAAACCGTTTTGCCCATGATCTTGCCGCCTATCTTGCGGAGAGGGGTCATCAAGTGCATTTCATTACGACTAAGCCCGGGGTCACCAGCAGAATGAAGCTGCGAGGCAAGGTACTGGAAGAACACCGCAGGCTTTTTTGCTACCCTTTTCTGTCTCTTCTGAACATTGAAATGTGGGAAACATTTGCGTTAGGATGTTTTCGTTCTCTCATGAGAGAGAAGCATGACATTGTTCAGACATTCTGGCCTCCGGATGCCTTTGCTGCCAGTCTTAACAGGTCCTTAAGGGGCATCCCTTTTGTACTTCTGATGGTGGACTCAAATCATTTTTATCGCCCGACCGCGTTCGGCAAGCCGATGCTAAAAAGGGCCTTGAAAAATGTATCCTGTCTTGAAGTACCCAGCACCTATGTGAATGAAGAGCTGAAATCGCAGCTTAACCTGGAAGGGACATTGATCCCCATGCCTGTCAATATGGACGAGTTTACCCCTCGCAATGATAAGGGGCTCAATCCCCCCCGCATTCTTTGTACATCCTCGTTTCTTGATGCGAGGAAACGGGTATATCTCCTTGTTCAGGCATTCGAGCTGCTTCTTAAGGAGATTCCAAACGCCATTTTACAACTATCCGGCCACGGGACCATTGACCAGGCAGCGATGGGGATTCTCAATCTGGTTACGCCGAAAACGAGAAGGTCCATCGAGATACTGGATGTTGGTAAATTGGAGGATATGCCAAAGATTTACAGCCAGGCCTCGTTAACCGTCCTTCCTTCACTGAGGGAAGCTTTCGGGATGGTCATCATAGAATCACTTTCCTCGGGAACCCCTGTAGTAGGTGCGAGGAGCGGTGCTATTCCTGAAGTGATTAATGATCCGGAAGTGGGTATACTGTTTGAGGAAACCGGGGGCCCGAAGGAATTATGCGAGGCCCTTGTCAGGGGGCTGGAACTGGCCCGTGATCCTCAAACGATCACGCGGTGCCGGAAATACGCCGAACGCTATAGCTGGCATGAGCTGGGTCCCCGGTACGAGGCTCTCTACCTTGGGATCCTGAATGGGCATAAACAGTGA
- a CDS encoding NTP transferase domain-containing protein: MQVLILCGGKGTRAYPYTEHLPKPMLPINGQPILIHVMRIFAEQGHKEFILSLGYRKEVIIDYFDRKTLDWDIQFVDTGEETDTGGRIEKCRHLLRDTFFATYVDGLSDISLDKLIRFHKSHNGLATITSVPLISQYGTLDCDESGKIIAFKEKPVLREHWINAGFFVFNPDVFNHWEGGNLERQVFPSLLKKGLLYTYRHDGFFKSMDTYKDQQEIEQMYQEGKVLWKDRQEEDQSWDKTISGKIEASL, translated from the coding sequence ATGCAAGTCTTAATCCTATGTGGTGGTAAAGGGACCCGTGCGTATCCTTATACAGAGCATTTACCGAAACCGATGCTCCCTATCAATGGCCAACCAATTCTAATCCATGTGATGCGGATATTCGCTGAACAGGGACATAAGGAATTCATATTATCCTTAGGTTATAGAAAAGAGGTCATCATAGATTATTTTGACCGAAAGACCCTGGATTGGGATATCCAGTTTGTAGATACAGGTGAGGAGACAGACACAGGGGGGCGTATTGAGAAATGCAGGCACCTGCTTAGGGACACATTTTTTGCAACGTACGTGGATGGCCTTTCGGATATCTCGTTGGACAAACTCATCCGCTTCCATAAGTCACATAATGGGTTGGCAACAATTACGAGCGTTCCCCTCATATCTCAATATGGGACGCTGGATTGTGATGAATCAGGAAAGATCATTGCCTTTAAAGAAAAGCCGGTCCTTAGGGAACACTGGATCAATGCCGGTTTTTTTGTCTTTAATCCAGATGTGTTTAACCACTGGGAAGGGGGTAACCTGGAGAGGCAGGTCTTTCCATCTCTATTGAAAAAAGGGTTACTCTATACCTACAGACACGACGGTTTCTTTAAATCTATGGATACCTATAAGGATCAGCAGGAAATAGAACAGATGTATCAGGAGGGGAAGGTTTTATGGAAAGACCGGCAAGAGGAGGATCAGTCGTGGGACAAGACAATTTCTGGCAAAATAGAAGCGTCTTTATAA
- a CDS encoding radical SAM protein — MCNIWQKYKEDPHKNKEELNVQEIREAFSRSNILKKARIILITGGEPFLKRDFSDIILFFNELNPTASIIIASNGLSPDLISDKLRNIRQALVKRGNKDVVIGVGVSLDGMEETHDRVRGVKGSFKNALKTVEVIRNIEGIFTGLSFTFTPENFREFYSVRELAKEMKLGLTFQFAQTSGHYYENKDIHFNWNRKQIDEVRDILKKTRYFDVIRKGFFDYGTSQALKDRLLSYNRFFLEHVLEYQLHQERHFNCFSGTHSCFLDPYGNVYPCIPLEKKIGNICENNFDDLWTSPMVNEIREHISQRQCHCCSFCDIPNSLPRNLCVITSNLKNILMSG; from the coding sequence ATGTGCAATATATGGCAGAAGTACAAGGAAGATCCTCATAAAAACAAAGAAGAATTAAACGTTCAAGAGATCAGGGAAGCATTCAGCAGATCAAATATTCTGAAGAAAGCCCGAATAATCCTTATAACGGGAGGCGAGCCGTTTCTCAAAAGAGATTTCAGTGACATAATTCTTTTTTTCAATGAACTCAATCCTACAGCTTCTATTATTATAGCTTCAAACGGACTAAGTCCTGATCTCATTAGTGATAAATTGAGAAATATAAGGCAGGCCCTGGTGAAGCGGGGGAACAAGGATGTCGTGATAGGGGTAGGCGTGTCACTGGATGGGATGGAGGAAACCCATGATAGAGTAAGGGGAGTAAAGGGGTCTTTCAAGAACGCATTAAAGACAGTGGAAGTCATAAGGAATATAGAGGGAATATTCACCGGACTCTCCTTTACATTTACCCCCGAGAACTTTAGAGAATTTTATTCTGTCCGCGAGCTGGCAAAAGAAATGAAGTTGGGTCTCACTTTCCAGTTTGCCCAGACAAGTGGTCATTATTACGAGAATAAGGATATACATTTCAATTGGAACCGGAAACAAATTGACGAAGTGAGAGATATTTTAAAAAAGACAAGGTATTTTGATGTAATCCGCAAAGGATTTTTTGATTATGGGACCAGCCAGGCGCTCAAGGACCGTTTGCTGAGTTACAATCGTTTTTTTCTGGAACATGTCCTTGAGTATCAGCTTCATCAAGAGAGGCATTTTAATTGTTTTTCGGGAACACATTCATGTTTTCTCGACCCCTATGGCAACGTTTATCCATGTATCCCCCTTGAAAAAAAAATAGGAAATATTTGTGAAAATAATTTCGACGATCTGTGGACATCTCCCATGGTGAATGAAATCAGGGAACATATATCGCAGCGGCAGTGCCACTGCTGTTCATTCTGTGATATCCCGAACTCGCTCCCAAGAAATCTGTGCGTGATCACGTCCAACCTGAAGAACATATTGATGTCAGGATAA
- a CDS encoding methyltransferase domain-containing protein: MLRRFSKLIKVMHMNKEDKLNHADEIRTDKHGTLCDETPEQKAILHRVSEVEWYHSIDLGHGVVTRGLFDHRPLLPHYHLPENLKNMRVLDVATYDGFWAFEFEKRGAADVVAMDIKTWNDIDIPPRIRAGASKEILNTEMGTGFNIARDILGSKVQREIMNVYHLSPEWRGKFDFVFCGDLLLHLMNPMKALQNIHSVVSGYAYIVDVFNPEFGEDDSNAILRYAGGTSRMVWWNFGLGSLKKMIKDAGFTKVEVISKFEFSVQGQKEKHWHVAFKAYP; this comes from the coding sequence ATGTTAAGGCGGTTTTCAAAACTAATAAAGGTGATGCACATGAATAAAGAAGATAAATTAAATCATGCAGATGAGATACGCACAGACAAACACGGAACACTCTGCGATGAAACTCCCGAACAGAAAGCTATCCTTCACAGGGTCTCGGAAGTCGAATGGTATCATTCTATTGATCTTGGGCATGGGGTGGTGACACGGGGATTATTTGATCACCGTCCTCTGCTGCCGCACTATCATCTTCCGGAGAATTTAAAAAATATGCGGGTTCTCGATGTGGCTACTTATGACGGATTTTGGGCATTTGAGTTTGAAAAGCGGGGAGCTGCCGACGTCGTGGCTATGGATATAAAAACCTGGAATGATATTGATATACCACCCCGTATCAGGGCCGGAGCTTCAAAAGAGATATTGAATACTGAGATGGGAACAGGGTTCAATATTGCCAGGGATATCCTTGGTTCAAAGGTCCAACGGGAAATAATGAATGTTTATCACCTTAGTCCTGAATGGAGGGGCAAGTTCGATTTTGTGTTTTGCGGTGACTTGTTGCTGCATTTAATGAATCCCATGAAAGCGCTTCAGAACATTCACAGTGTCGTGTCAGGCTATGCCTACATAGTTGATGTGTTCAATCCGGAATTTGGCGAAGATGATTCAAATGCAATTCTGCGCTATGCAGGCGGTACCAGCAGAATGGTGTGGTGGAATTTCGGTCTTGGCAGCTTAAAAAAGATGATAAAAGATGCCGGATTTACGAAAGTCGAGGTAATCAGTAAATTTGAATTTAGTGTACAGGGACAGAAAGAAAAACACTGGCATGTCGCATTCAAGGCTTATCCGTAG
- a CDS encoding radical SAM protein, which translates to MLSGLKQIKKAFSRDILGYADYPANAFIEVNYDCMFRCKMCQLWTADFKKYRIGDGQILSQDEIKKVIDEFASAGMKEIAFLGGEPFLRKDLCDLIAYCKVMKLSTFTVSNGYLIGEDLADRIVRSGLDLLAISIDGPNSEIHDRIRGVTGAFDRAVGAIRLIMKRRKELHTDRPLIGIACTVSSNNFLNLPDMIDLAKSLDVGTVRFQYISVIDKSTVEQTDKMMGEQVVGVHNFVDVPQHYLVPKEQLVTLDDVIVEIKKRAGTQVECGIESVFFNKDKSFIEKGIFPVWDCKVPWAQAFVTPTGDFIPCPMFPDYKEGNIRERSFEQIWNGRRARDIRKRLSKGLPPICQKCCFVHSGTESRWKKVYRRLAGGVFNKHHKPE; encoded by the coding sequence ATGCTGTCAGGACTTAAGCAAATAAAAAAAGCTTTTTCGAGAGATATATTGGGATATGCTGATTATCCAGCCAATGCCTTCATAGAAGTTAATTATGACTGTATGTTTCGGTGCAAGATGTGTCAGTTGTGGACCGCTGATTTTAAAAAGTACCGTATAGGCGATGGTCAGATCCTTTCTCAGGATGAAATAAAGAAGGTCATTGATGAGTTCGCTTCAGCAGGTATGAAAGAAATCGCGTTTTTGGGCGGAGAACCTTTTCTGAGAAAGGATCTGTGCGATCTTATTGCATATTGCAAGGTCATGAAGTTGAGCACCTTTACTGTTTCAAACGGTTATTTAATAGGAGAAGACCTGGCTGACAGGATTGTGCGGTCCGGCCTGGATTTGCTGGCGATATCCATTGACGGCCCAAACAGCGAGATACATGACAGGATACGGGGGGTGACCGGGGCATTTGACCGGGCTGTGGGAGCAATAAGGCTGATCATGAAGCGCCGGAAAGAACTTCATACGGACCGCCCTCTGATCGGAATAGCCTGTACGGTATCATCAAATAATTTCCTCAACCTGCCGGATATGATTGACCTGGCGAAGAGCCTTGATGTAGGAACTGTTCGCTTTCAGTACATTTCAGTTATTGATAAATCCACTGTTGAGCAAACTGATAAAATGATGGGAGAGCAGGTTGTGGGCGTGCATAATTTCGTAGACGTACCCCAGCACTATTTAGTTCCGAAAGAGCAGCTTGTTACATTAGATGATGTGATAGTGGAAATAAAAAAAAGGGCCGGCACTCAGGTGGAGTGTGGTATTGAATCTGTTTTCTTTAACAAAGACAAAAGTTTTATAGAAAAAGGGATATTCCCTGTGTGGGACTGCAAAGTGCCATGGGCACAGGCCTTTGTAACACCGACAGGCGATTTTATTCCGTGTCCGATGTTTCCGGATTATAAAGAGGGAAACATCAGGGAAAGGTCATTTGAACAAATATGGAATGGCCGGCGTGCAAGAGACATAAGAAAACGTCTCAGCAAAGGTCTTCCTCCGATTTGCCAGAAATGCTGTTTCGTACATTCAGGGACAGAGAGCAGATGGAAGAAGGTGTATCGCAGACTTGCCGGGGGAGTCTTTAACAAACATCACAAGCCGGAATGA